In the Peptoclostridium acidaminophilum DSM 3953 genome, one interval contains:
- a CDS encoding recombinase, translating into MAYVPYGYAITDGVVTVDERAADQVRDFFEKYISGLSLAVAGEQAGIQKTHSSMGLILKNVNYLGNGVYPAIIDKETFDKAEEVRSKRAKNLGRIAELAAFSAPPPIERFKMRKSEGKLPDDPITRAEYLYSLIESEV; encoded by the coding sequence ATGGCCTATGTACCATACGGATATGCAATTACGGACGGAGTTGTTACCGTTGATGAAAGGGCTGCGGATCAAGTAAGGGATTTCTTTGAAAAGTACATTTCCGGGCTTTCCCTTGCTGTGGCTGGTGAGCAGGCTGGTATTCAGAAGACTCATTCATCAATGGGCCTTATTTTGAAAAACGTCAATTATCTTGGAAATGGCGTATACCCCGCAATCATTGATAAAGAGACGTTTGATAAGGCTGAAGAAGTTAGAAGTAAACGTGCGAAGAATCTAGGGAGGATTGCAGAGCTTGCAGCTTTCAGTGCTCCCCCACCTATAGAAAGATTTAAAATGAGAAAATCAGAAGGTAAGCTTCCAGATGATCCTATTACACGAGCGGAGTACCTATATAGTCTGATAGAAAGCGAGGTTTAA
- a CDS encoding recombinase family protein: MAEKNITVIPARKRVGSTAAKEKVKKLRVAAYCRVSTETEEQNSSYEVQVAHYTEFIKKNAEWEFAGIFADDGISGTNTKKREEFNRMIDECMEGNIDLVITKSISRFARNTLDCLKYIRQLKDKNISVFFEKENINTMDAKGEVLLTIMASLAQQESQSLSQNVKLGLQYRYQQGKVQVNHNRFMGYTKDEEGNLIIVPEEAEIIKRIYREYLEGKSLVGIGRDLEKDGILTAAGKPRWRPETMKKILLNEKYIGDALLQKTFTVDFLTKKRVKNEGHVPQYYVENSHEAIIPKELFLQAQEELHRRSNIYTGADKNKRIYSSKYALSTITFCGDCGDIYRRVYWNIHGRKEFVWRCVTRIEQGLEVCKNRTVKEAELYDAVMTAINKLLAGGDNMIRTLEDNIHAVIGDTTEYKISEINKLLEEKQKEVISLANKGVCQ; encoded by the coding sequence TTGGCAGAGAAAAACATAACTGTAATTCCAGCACGAAAAAGGGTGGGAAGTACAGCCGCAAAAGAAAAAGTAAAGAAACTGCGTGTTGCTGCTTATTGCCGAGTTTCAACAGAAACTGAAGAGCAGAACTCAAGCTATGAGGTGCAGGTTGCTCATTACACAGAGTTTATAAAGAAAAATGCTGAATGGGAGTTTGCAGGCATATTTGCAGATGACGGCATTTCAGGCACTAACACTAAAAAACGAGAAGAGTTCAATCGCATGATTGACGAATGCATGGAGGGGAACATCGATCTAGTTATTACAAAATCCATTAGTCGATTTGCCCGGAACACTCTGGACTGCCTAAAGTATATTAGGCAGCTCAAGGATAAGAACATATCCGTATTTTTCGAGAAGGAAAATATTAATACAATGGACGCCAAGGGGGAGGTGCTGCTGACCATTATGGCATCCCTCGCTCAGCAAGAAAGTCAGAGTCTTTCACAGAATGTTAAACTTGGACTTCAGTATCGGTATCAACAAGGGAAAGTCCAGGTCAACCACAATCGATTTATGGGGTACACAAAAGATGAAGAAGGAAACCTAATCATTGTTCCTGAAGAGGCTGAAATCATTAAACGTATTTACAGAGAGTACCTTGAGGGCAAGAGCCTAGTGGGCATCGGTAGGGATCTAGAGAAAGACGGCATTTTAACAGCTGCAGGTAAACCAAGATGGAGACCAGAAACCATGAAGAAGATTCTTCTAAACGAGAAATACATCGGCGATGCCCTGTTGCAGAAGACTTTCACAGTGGATTTTCTTACAAAGAAACGAGTCAAGAATGAAGGCCATGTCCCGCAGTATTATGTTGAAAATAGCCATGAGGCGATCATACCGAAGGAACTTTTTTTACAGGCTCAGGAAGAGCTTCATCGCAGAAGTAATATTTACACAGGTGCAGACAAGAATAAAAGAATTTATAGTAGTAAATACGCTTTGAGTACCATAACCTTCTGTGGAGATTGTGGTGACATATACAGACGGGTCTATTGGAATATTCACGGTAGAAAAGAATTTGTTTGGCGATGCGTTACAAGAATTGAGCAAGGCCTTGAGGTGTGTAAGAACCGAACGGTAAAAGAAGCTGAATTATATGATGCGGTAATGACGGCCATTAACAAGCTCCTTGCCGGTGGAGATAACATGATAAGAACACTAGAAGATAACATCCATGCGGTAATTGGTGACACCACAGAATATAAGATTTCAGAAATTAACAAACTACTAGAGGAAAAGCAGAAAGAAGTTATCAGCCTTGCCAATAAGGGAGTCTGTCAATAA
- a CDS encoding IS256 family transposase → MGILSKDQIRQMIKHYGIKDAKDIHEALKDMFSETIQEMLEAELDEHLGYSKYDYKNKETTNSRNGKRSKKILSDLGEFEIEVPRDRDGDFEPVVVKNHQRSVSGIEDQVIGMYAKGMTTRDIAAQLEKIYGIDASPTLISKITDKILPLAQEWQNRPLEPIYPIIFMDAIHYKVRQDGKVICKAAYAVIGVNIEGKKDVLGLWIGENETAKYWLQVLNDLKNRGVKDILIASIDGLNGFSDAIRAVFPNTDIQRCIVHQIRNSLSYVSYKDRKAFAKELKEVYSAINEQTALIELEKLEEKWGEKYYISLKSWRNNWDELSAYFKYPDEIRKIIYTTNSMESYNRQLRKVTKSKSIFPSDDSLFKSLYLATADITQKWCTKLRDWHLILAQLSIYFEDRINPYL, encoded by the coding sequence ATGGGGATTTTAAGTAAAGATCAAATAAGACAAATGATAAAGCATTACGGAATCAAGGATGCAAAGGACATCCATGAGGCTCTTAAGGACATGTTTTCAGAAACAATCCAGGAGATGCTTGAGGCTGAACTTGATGAGCACCTTGGATATTCAAAATATGACTATAAAAACAAGGAAACGACTAATAGCCGAAACGGCAAAAGAAGCAAGAAGATACTATCAGACCTTGGGGAGTTTGAAATCGAGGTGCCAAGAGATAGGGACGGTGATTTTGAGCCTGTGGTTGTAAAAAATCATCAAAGAAGCGTATCAGGAATAGAAGACCAAGTAATAGGAATGTATGCAAAGGGCATGACAACAAGAGACATAGCAGCTCAGCTAGAAAAGATATACGGGATAGATGCTTCTCCCACACTAATATCAAAGATAACAGATAAGATCCTTCCACTTGCTCAAGAATGGCAAAATCGGCCGCTAGAGCCGATTTATCCGATTATATTTATGGACGCGATACACTATAAAGTCAGGCAGGATGGCAAGGTTATCTGCAAGGCCGCATACGCAGTAATAGGAGTCAACATCGAGGGCAAAAAGGATGTACTTGGCCTTTGGATAGGGGAAAACGAGACAGCCAAGTACTGGCTGCAGGTTCTAAACGACTTGAAAAACAGGGGCGTAAAAGACATCCTTATAGCATCAATAGATGGGCTAAACGGCTTCTCTGATGCGATAAGAGCGGTTTTTCCAAACACGGACATACAAAGATGCATAGTCCATCAGATAAGAAACTCGCTAAGCTATGTATCATACAAGGACAGAAAAGCCTTCGCAAAAGAGCTCAAGGAAGTGTACTCGGCCATAAACGAGCAAACAGCCCTAATAGAGCTTGAAAAGCTCGAAGAAAAATGGGGTGAAAAATACTATATAAGCCTAAAATCATGGAGAAACAACTGGGATGAGCTTTCGGCTTATTTCAAGTATCCTGATGAAATCAGAAAAATAATCTACACGACAAACTCCATGGAGAGCTACAACAGGCAGCTTAGAAAAGTGACCAAAAGCAAGAGTATATTCCCAAGCGATGATTCTCTATTCAAGAGCCTGTACCTTGCAACGGCTGATATCACGCAGAAATGGTGTACAAAACTGCGAGACTGGCACCTGATTCTGGCCCAGTTAAGCATATATTTTGAAGACAGGATTAACCCGTATTTGTAA
- a CDS encoding ArsR/SmtB family transcription factor, with the protein MSELSNEIIEELNSELISKLFHGLSNPVRLKIVLSLLDSEKNVSQLVDLLGMKQAQVSNQLACLKWCGYITMRQEGKFIYYQISDERIRKIIELAREVVLDNADHIRCCTRM; encoded by the coding sequence ATGTCTGAGTTATCAAATGAAATAATAGAAGAGTTAAATAGTGAATTAATTTCTAAACTTTTTCACGGACTATCTAATCCAGTACGTTTAAAAATTGTACTTTCATTACTTGATTCTGAAAAAAATGTTAGCCAATTGGTAGATTTGCTCGGAATGAAACAAGCACAAGTTTCTAACCAACTTGCATGTTTAAAATGGTGTGGTTATATTACAATGCGTCAGGAGGGAAAATTCATTTATTACCAAATAAGCGATGAACGGATTCGTAAAATTATTGAACTTGCCCGCGAAGTTGTTTTAGATAACGCAGATCATATCCGTTGCTGTACGAGAATGTAA
- the merA gene encoding mercury(II) reductase has translation MKKYRIKIRGMSCSACEEHIVDALEKIGAKNIQASFRQGEAVFELPEDKVVDHVKMAIDEVNYQPGKIEEVSLQNTVDIDDEGDFDLLIIGSGSAAFSAAIKATEYGAKVGMIERGTVGGTCVNIGCVPSKTLLRASEINYLAKNNPFHGLHTSANEVDLTSLIEQKDELVSEMRSKKYVDLIAEYGIKFIKGDASFINENQIVVNEKIYSANRFLIATGVSPSLPEIKGLADADYLTSTSLLDLKVIPKRLTVIGSGYIGLELGQLFHNLGSEVTLIQRSEQLLKEYDPEISDAVKNALIEQGITVINGAHYDRVEQVGEIKSVYITVNSEEMVLESEQLLVATGRKPNTETLNLDKADVKVGSHNEIIINDFAQTSNEKIYAAGDVTYGPQFVYVAAHEGGVVADNAIGGLNRKLDLSVVPSVIFTHPSIASVGLTEKQAKEKGYEVKTSVLQLDAVPRAIANHETNGVFKLIADAKTSRLLGAHIVAENAGEVIYTATLAVKFGLTVEDLKGTMAPYLTMAEGLKLAALTFDKDVSKLSCCAG, from the coding sequence ATGAAAAAATATAGAATAAAGATAAGAGGAATGTCTTGTTCAGCATGTGAAGAACATATAGTCGATGCACTTGAAAAAATAGGAGCAAAGAACATTCAAGCAAGTTTTCGTCAAGGAGAGGCAGTATTTGAATTACCTGAAGATAAAGTAGTTGATCATGTAAAAATGGCGATTGATGAAGTCAACTATCAGCCTGGAAAAATTGAGGAAGTTTCATTACAAAATACCGTAGATATAGATGACGAAGGTGACTTTGATTTACTTATCATTGGCTCCGGGAGTGCGGCTTTTTCAGCAGCAATTAAGGCAACCGAATACGGAGCAAAAGTTGGTATGATTGAACGAGGAACAGTTGGTGGTACGTGTGTAAATATCGGTTGTGTACCTTCTAAGACGTTGTTAAGAGCAAGTGAAATTAATTATTTAGCAAAAAACAATCCGTTTCATGGATTACATACTTCAGCGAATGAAGTAGATTTAACATCTTTAATTGAACAAAAAGATGAGCTAGTCAGTGAAATGCGAAGTAAGAAATATGTTGATTTAATAGCTGAATATGGTATTAAATTTATAAAGGGTGATGCATCATTTATTAATGAGAACCAAATTGTTGTTAATGAAAAGATATATTCTGCTAATCGCTTCTTAATTGCGACAGGAGTATCACCATCGTTACCAGAGATTAAGGGTCTCGCAGATGCAGATTATTTAACTAGTACTTCATTACTAGACTTAAAAGTGATTCCAAAACGATTGACAGTAATAGGTTCAGGTTATATAGGATTAGAACTTGGTCAACTTTTCCATAATTTAGGATCTGAAGTTACACTCATTCAAAGAAGTGAACAATTACTTAAAGAGTATGATCCGGAAATCTCGGATGCCGTAAAGAATGCCTTAATCGAGCAAGGCATTACTGTTATTAATGGTGCTCATTATGATCGAGTTGAACAAGTTGGAGAAATAAAAAGTGTTTATATCACTGTAAACTCTGAAGAAATGGTACTAGAAAGCGAACAACTTTTGGTTGCTACAGGTAGAAAACCTAACACCGAGACATTGAATTTAGACAAAGCGGACGTTAAAGTTGGTTCACATAATGAAATAATAATTAATGATTTTGCACAGACAAGTAATGAGAAAATATACGCTGCGGGTGATGTTACTTATGGACCACAATTCGTATATGTTGCGGCACACGAAGGTGGGGTCGTAGCAGATAATGCGATTGGTGGCTTAAATAGAAAACTTGATTTATCAGTAGTACCTAGCGTCATCTTTACACATCCATCTATTGCTAGCGTAGGTTTAACGGAGAAGCAGGCAAAAGAAAAAGGCTATGAAGTTAAAACATCGGTTTTACAATTAGATGCTGTGCCTAGAGCAATAGCTAATCACGAAACCAATGGTGTTTTTAAGTTAATAGCAGATGCGAAGACATCAAGGTTATTAGGAGCTCATATTGTTGCTGAAAATGCAGGTGAGGTTATTTATACAGCAACATTAGCTGTTAAGTTTGGTTTAACAGTTGAAGATTTGAAAGGAACCATGGCCCCATATTTAACTATGGCTGAAGGTTTAAAATTAGCGGCACTTACATTTGATAAAGATGTTTCCAAATTATCATGTTGCGCAGGTTAG
- a CDS encoding Csac_0668 family 2Fe-2S cluster-binding (seleno)protein, which translates to MKKVNECCCECKTENVDQNKDNCFVCNNKGISVSKVTVEHLVSDDYRNAVEGEQYKICMNEDCDVVYYNADNEIRFLKDQVRVPIWFKKDANPKYACYCSKVTEDKVIEAVVKHGAKTVKEVNTITGAMKNSNCKENNPLGTCCHKIIQEAIDKGLTMK; encoded by the coding sequence ATGAAAAAAGTTAATGAATGTTGCTGTGAGTGCAAAACAGAAAATGTAGATCAAAATAAGGACAATTGTTTTGTATGTAATAATAAAGGAATTTCCGTAAGTAAAGTAACTGTTGAACATCTAGTGTCAGATGATTATCGTAATGCCGTTGAGGGAGAGCAATATAAGATTTGCATGAATGAGGACTGCGACGTTGTTTACTATAACGCAGATAATGAAATAAGATTCTTAAAAGACCAAGTTAGAGTTCCTATCTGGTTTAAGAAAGATGCCAATCCTAAGTATGCTTGTTATTGCAGTAAAGTCACAGAAGATAAGGTAATTGAAGCAGTAGTAAAGCATGGTGCGAAAACAGTAAAAGAGGTAAACACTATCACTGGAGCAATGAAAAATTCTAATTGTAAAGAAAACAACCCTCTAGGGACTTGTTGCCATAAAATTATTCAGGAAGCCATTGATAAGGGATTAACCATGAAATGA
- a CDS encoding recombinase family protein: MNRSGKKCVLYPRVSTEMQVDGFSLDGQKSNLRRFADREEMEIVNIYEDAGKSGKSIEGRPAFKQMLLDIENGLEIDYVLVYKLSRFGRNAADILNSLEHIQSFGVNLICIEEGIDSSQTSGKLLISVLSAVAEIERENIIEQTMNGRKEKARQGGWNGGFAPYGYFLKDKQLFIQENEADAVRIIFDKFANTNMGFTKIAKYLNLQGIEKISRANGSLTQWSTHFVRMIIDNPVYCGKIAFGRRAREKVKGTKNEYKQTPQENYILAEGQHEAIISEELWNMAHEKRELTGVKSPSKIGRDRAHLLSGILKCPKCGGPMYTNKHAWTNKDGTYREIYYYVCSKARAERGKSCDYTATLKKTDIEPLVIEAIRELIQNQDFAGEIKSRIGKEIDTSTLNRELKNYESKLREIELNKTRLENEIDSLPEDTRFRERKIHDMTLRLDGLYDIIVELEEKIEDVLLRRKAVEQDAITLENIYTLLANFDIVFDKITDDEKKSLISSLIKEIEIFPRDEAELPLKSILFNFPVYKDGEDACDFLWDKSTTVSTCFELP; encoded by the coding sequence ATGAATAGGAGTGGAAAAAAGTGTGTGCTTTATCCCCGAGTAAGCACTGAAATGCAAGTAGATGGTTTCAGCTTGGATGGGCAGAAAAGCAACTTAAGGCGTTTTGCCGATAGAGAAGAAATGGAAATCGTAAACATCTATGAAGATGCCGGAAAATCCGGTAAATCCATCGAAGGCAGACCGGCCTTCAAGCAAATGCTGCTTGATATTGAAAACGGCTTAGAGATTGACTACGTGTTGGTTTACAAGCTATCTCGCTTTGGCAGAAATGCAGCTGATATTCTGAACTCCTTGGAACACATTCAATCCTTTGGTGTGAATTTGATTTGTATCGAGGAAGGCATTGATTCATCGCAAACAAGCGGAAAGCTTTTAATTTCCGTTCTATCTGCCGTTGCTGAAATAGAGCGTGAAAACATCATTGAGCAGACAATGAACGGTCGAAAAGAAAAAGCTCGACAAGGCGGCTGGAATGGGGGATTTGCTCCTTACGGCTATTTTCTTAAAGACAAACAGCTTTTTATTCAAGAGAATGAGGCTGATGCTGTTCGCATTATCTTTGATAAATTTGCTAATACGAATATGGGATTTACGAAAATCGCAAAATATTTAAACCTACAAGGCATTGAGAAAATCTCACGAGCAAACGGTTCACTGACACAATGGAGTACACATTTTGTACGAATGATCATTGATAACCCGGTTTACTGCGGCAAGATCGCTTTTGGCAGACGTGCCCGCGAAAAGGTGAAAGGTACAAAGAACGAATATAAGCAAACGCCACAGGAAAATTACATTTTAGCTGAAGGCCAACACGAGGCAATTATTAGCGAAGAGTTATGGAATATGGCACACGAGAAAAGAGAACTGACAGGCGTTAAGTCCCCTTCTAAAATAGGTCGGGACAGAGCACATCTGTTAAGTGGTATTTTGAAATGTCCTAAATGCGGTGGCCCAATGTATACCAACAAGCACGCATGGACTAACAAAGACGGTACCTATAGAGAAATCTATTATTACGTGTGCAGCAAAGCTCGTGCTGAACGGGGGAAATCTTGTGATTACACTGCAACACTGAAAAAAACTGACATTGAACCCCTTGTCATTGAAGCAATCCGTGAACTAATTCAAAATCAGGATTTTGCAGGAGAAATCAAATCAAGGATTGGTAAAGAAATCGATACATCCACCTTGAACAGAGAACTGAAAAATTACGAATCCAAGCTAAGAGAGATCGAACTGAACAAAACACGACTTGAAAATGAAATCGACAGTTTGCCTGAGGATACTCGTTTCAGGGAACGCAAAATCCATGACATGACCCTCAGACTTGATGGACTATATGACATAATTGTAGAGCTTGAAGAAAAAATTGAGGATGTTCTACTGCGCCGAAAAGCCGTGGAGCAAGATGCAATCACCTTGGAAAACATCTACACCCTGCTGGCTAACTTCGACATCGTATTCGACAAAATCACCGATGACGAGAAAAAATCCCTAATTTCTTCGTTAATCAAAGAAATAGAGATTTTTCCACGTGACGAGGCAGAACTGCCCCTAAAGTCTATTTTATTTAATTTTCCGGTCTATAAAGACGGTGAAGATGCCTGTGATTTTTTGTGGGATAAAAGTACAACCGTCTCGACATGTTTCGAGTTGCCTTGA
- a CDS encoding IS3 family transposase (programmed frameshift): MPKKERRKFTDDFKNQMVQLYLNGKPRKDILAEYDLTGSTFDYWVHQSQNSGSFKAKDNRTPEEEELIKLRKENQQLKMENDIFKASSADNGTKVNVIKQNAHKYSVSAMCRVLQIPRSTYYYESTKIPAEDEITDSVVEIFNASHQNYGTRKIKVELQKLNITASRRRIGRIMKENGLVSTYTLAQFKPHKSACNESDVNNELDRDFDSKAPLAAVVSDLTYVRVGQKWNYICILIDLFNREIIGYSAGEKKDAHLVSRAFASFKGNLSHIELFHTDRGNEFKNQLIDDVLKTFKIKRSLSMKGCPYDNAVAEATFKIFKTEFVRKKRFLSLEDLNIELSKYVNWFNNKRIHGTLGYLSPIEYKLQHLN, translated from the exons ATGCCAAAGAAAGAACGTCGAAAATTCACTGATGATTTCAAGAATCAAATGGTACAACTATATTTAAATGGAAAACCCAGGAAAGACATACTGGCTGAGTATGACCTTACTGGATCAACATTTGATTACTGGGTCCACCAAAGTCAAAATTCTGGTTCTTTCAAAGCAAAGGATAATCGCACTCCTGAAGAAGAAGAACTTATCAAACTACGCAAAGAAAACCAGCAGCTTAAGATGGAGAATGATATTT TTAAAGCAAGCAGCGCTGATAATGGGACGAAAGTAAATGTGATCAAACAGAATGCTCACAAATACAGTGTATCAGCAATGTGTAGAGTCCTTCAAATACCACGGAGCACCTATTACTATGAATCTACTAAAATACCTGCAGAAGATGAAATAACAGATTCAGTAGTTGAAATTTTCAATGCAAGCCATCAGAATTACGGAACACGTAAAATAAAAGTGGAGCTTCAAAAGCTCAATATAACTGCCTCTAGACGAAGGATTGGCAGAATAATGAAAGAAAACGGCCTTGTCAGCACATATACACTAGCTCAATTCAAACCCCATAAAAGCGCTTGTAATGAGTCCGATGTGAACAACGAACTGGATAGAGATTTCGATTCCAAAGCTCCCCTAGCAGCTGTTGTGAGTGATTTGACATATGTTAGAGTCGGCCAGAAATGGAATTATATTTGTATCCTAATCGATTTATTCAATCGCGAAATCATCGGCTATAGTGCTGGTGAGAAAAAGGATGCACATCTGGTAAGTCGTGCTTTTGCAAGCTTCAAAGGCAATTTGAGTCATATCGAGCTGTTCCATACAGATCGGGGCAATGAGTTTAAAAATCAATTGATTGACGATGTCCTTAAAACCTTTAAAATCAAACGATCGTTGAGCATGAAAGGCTGTCCGTATGATAATGCAGTTGCGGAAGCCACTTTTAAAATATTCAAAACTGAATTTGTCAGGAAAAAACGATTTCTAAGCTTAGAAGATCTAAATATAGAGCTATCGAAATATGTAAATTGGTTCAATAACAAAAGAATTCATGGAACACTTGGATATTTAAGTCCGATTGAATATAAATTACAACACCTTAATTAA
- a CDS encoding helix-turn-helix domain-containing protein: MAISYNKLWKLLIDNHMIKKDLKEKAELSTATMAKLGKNESVSLDVLVRICKVLNCEIGDVVEIVKDKRE, from the coding sequence ATGGCGATCAGCTATAACAAGTTATGGAAGCTGCTGATAGATAACCACATGATTAAAAAAGATCTTAAAGAAAAAGCTGAGCTAAGTACAGCAACAATGGCTAAGCTGGGGAAAAATGAATCAGTTTCACTTGATGTATTGGTACGGATTTGTAAAGTGCTCAATTGTGAAATTGGTGATGTTGTTGAGATTGTTAAAGATAAAAGAGAATAG
- a CDS encoding DUF1819 family protein — protein sequence MDKYSSGLVSESFWFIEFRKIIKLKYDRKTWDEIKDLCLVDNLLGISKDYRAKRNYGYLKNRIDTLDEGLMELFINADLNTQKIINIVAIAKKNRLFYEFLYEVYREKVQLGAPVLTDSDISIYFKNKQSQDDDMSTWTDVTLRRLRSTYMNFLTDAGLLTVGGKEKKITPPILDITLENYLKDNGDNQMIKAITGVN from the coding sequence ATGGATAAATACAGTTCGGGTCTTGTGTCAGAGTCCTTTTGGTTTATAGAATTTAGGAAAATTATTAAACTCAAATATGACAGAAAGACATGGGATGAAATAAAAGACTTATGCTTAGTTGATAATCTTCTTGGTATTTCCAAGGATTATAGAGCAAAGCGTAATTATGGATATCTAAAAAATAGAATAGATACGCTCGATGAGGGTTTGATGGAGCTATTCATTAATGCTGACTTGAATACTCAGAAGATTATTAACATAGTTGCCATAGCAAAAAAAAATAGGCTATTCTATGAGTTCCTTTATGAGGTTTACCGAGAAAAAGTTCAGTTAGGAGCACCCGTCTTAACAGATAGTGATATTAGCATCTACTTTAAGAACAAACAAAGCCAAGATGACGATATGAGCACTTGGACAGATGTTACACTTCGAAGGCTTAGAAGTACATACATGAATTTTTTGACGGATGCAGGCCTTTTAACTGTCGGTGGTAAAGAGAAAAAAATAACCCCTCCCATATTGGATATAACGCTTGAAAACTACCTGAAAGATAATGGTGATAATCAAATGATTAAAGCCATCACGGGGGTGAACTGA
- a CDS encoding DUF1788 domain-containing protein, protein MIELENRLNKLEEKIKQPNFKKNKGLGNEVGYYVFDYPAEYELLVRERIEYLASKYENENHDFRIVVYDLYDIIIDNLIREGFLEICMDFEKSKGFSEITKAVNEMLRMEEDNQSNEILAHIKNNTPSNSVVFLKGVGKCFPMLRSHKILNNLHQFIDDVPVIMFFPGKYDGQSLMLFSEIKDDNYYRAFKLVD, encoded by the coding sequence ATGATCGAATTAGAAAACAGATTGAACAAGCTTGAGGAAAAGATCAAGCAGCCTAACTTCAAAAAAAACAAAGGGCTAGGAAATGAAGTCGGTTATTATGTGTTTGATTATCCAGCAGAATATGAATTGTTGGTAAGAGAGCGTATTGAATACCTTGCTTCAAAATATGAAAACGAGAATCATGATTTCCGAATTGTTGTCTATGATCTGTACGACATCATTATAGACAATTTGATCCGAGAAGGCTTCTTGGAGATATGCATGGACTTTGAGAAATCAAAAGGGTTTTCTGAAATAACCAAGGCAGTTAATGAAATGCTGAGAATGGAAGAAGACAACCAGAGTAATGAAATCTTGGCCCATATTAAGAACAACACACCAAGTAATTCTGTTGTGTTTTTAAAGGGTGTTGGGAAGTGTTTCCCAATGCTGCGGTCCCATAAAATTTTAAACAATCTGCATCAATTCATTGATGACGTACCGGTTATTATGTTTTTCCCTGGAAAGTATGATGGTCAATCCTTAATGCTTTTCTCAGAAATCAAAGACGATAATTACTACAGAGCATTCAAGCTCGTAGATTAA